In Nocardioides cavernae, a single genomic region encodes these proteins:
- a CDS encoding CGNR zinc finger domain-containing protein, which yields MDFIRYAERAASLVNADLVDEEALREHLADRSWLHRSVVAGDVESVRAFQAELRPVFEASDVDDVALVVSSLNDLLAEHPVTPMISDHDPDNLHMHVANRAASVAELLVGEALMGLANLVCDLGATRLGICSEPRCDHVFVDTSPNQSRRYCSDRCSSRANVAAFRARRRAEQVDPPTTTRAAAASS from the coding sequence ATGGACTTCATCCGGTACGCCGAGCGCGCAGCGTCGCTCGTCAACGCCGACCTCGTCGACGAGGAGGCGCTGCGTGAGCACCTCGCCGACCGCTCGTGGCTGCACCGCTCGGTGGTCGCGGGTGACGTCGAGTCCGTGCGGGCCTTCCAGGCCGAGCTGCGGCCGGTGTTCGAGGCCTCCGACGTCGACGACGTCGCGCTGGTGGTGAGCTCGCTCAACGACCTGCTCGCCGAGCACCCGGTCACGCCGATGATCTCCGACCACGACCCTGACAACCTCCACATGCACGTGGCCAACCGCGCCGCCTCGGTCGCCGAGCTCCTGGTCGGCGAGGCGCTGATGGGGCTGGCCAACCTGGTGTGCGACCTCGGCGCCACCCGCCTCGGCATCTGCTCGGAGCCTCGCTGCGACCACGTCTTCGTCGACACCTCCCCCAACCAGTCGCGCCGCTACTGCTCGGACCGGTGCTCCTCACGCGCCAACGTGGCTGCCTTCCGGGCGCGGCGTCGCGCCGAGCAGGTGGACCCCCCGACCACCACCCGGGCCGCGGCGGCCTCCTCGTGA
- a CDS encoding DNA repair helicase XPB, whose protein sequence is MNDGPLIVQSDKTLLLEVDHPAAAEARKAIAPFAELERSPEHIHTYRLTPLGLWNARAAGHDAEQVVDALLSWSRYAVPHALLVDVAETMGRYGRLRLEKHPVHGLVLSSTDRPVLEEVLRAKKVAGMLGARLDDDTVAVHPSERGNLKQALLKLGWPAEDFAGYVDGEAHDIELAEDGWTLRPYQREAAESFWDGGSGVVVLPCGAGKTIVGAASMAHVGATTLILVTNTVSARQWKDELVARTSLTADEIGEYSGAVKEIRPVTIATYQVLTTKRKGVYPHLELLDARDWGLIVYDEVHLLPAPIFRMTADLQARRRLGLTATLVREDGREGEVFSLIGPKRYDAPWKDIEAQGYIAPADCVEVRVSLPDGERLAYATSDPDTRYRLASCTHAKIDVVRRLVQQHAGQPTLVIGQYIDQLDEIAEMLDAPVIKGETPVKERQRLFNAFRSGEVGLLVVSKVANFSIDLPSAEVAIQVSGSFGSRQEEAQRLGRLLRPKTEGRSAHFYTIVSRDTVDADFAQNRQRFLAEQGYAYRIVDAGDLPATPA, encoded by the coding sequence ATGAACGACGGCCCCCTCATCGTCCAGTCGGACAAGACGCTGCTGCTCGAGGTCGACCACCCGGCGGCTGCCGAGGCCCGCAAGGCGATCGCCCCGTTCGCGGAGCTCGAGCGCTCACCCGAGCACATCCACACCTACCGACTCACTCCCCTCGGGCTCTGGAACGCGCGAGCCGCTGGGCACGACGCCGAGCAGGTCGTCGACGCCCTGCTGTCCTGGTCGCGCTACGCCGTGCCGCACGCCCTGCTCGTCGACGTCGCCGAGACGATGGGCCGCTACGGTCGCCTGCGCCTCGAGAAGCACCCCGTCCACGGCCTGGTGCTGTCCTCCACCGACCGCCCGGTGCTCGAGGAGGTGCTCCGCGCGAAGAAGGTCGCCGGCATGCTCGGCGCCCGGCTCGACGACGACACGGTCGCGGTCCACCCCAGCGAGCGCGGCAACCTCAAGCAGGCGCTGCTCAAGCTCGGCTGGCCCGCCGAGGACTTCGCGGGCTACGTCGACGGGGAGGCGCACGACATCGAGCTCGCCGAGGACGGCTGGACGCTGCGCCCCTACCAGCGCGAGGCCGCCGAGTCCTTCTGGGACGGCGGCTCCGGTGTCGTGGTGCTCCCCTGCGGCGCAGGCAAGACGATCGTCGGCGCCGCCTCGATGGCCCACGTCGGGGCCACCACGCTCATCCTCGTGACCAACACGGTCAGCGCCCGCCAGTGGAAGGACGAGCTGGTCGCCCGCACCTCGCTCACGGCGGACGAGATTGGCGAGTACTCCGGCGCCGTCAAGGAGATCCGTCCGGTCACCATCGCGACCTACCAGGTGCTGACGACCAAGCGGAAGGGCGTATACCCGCACCTCGAGCTGCTCGACGCCCGCGACTGGGGCCTCATCGTCTACGACGAGGTGCACCTGCTGCCGGCGCCGATCTTTCGGATGACCGCCGACCTGCAGGCGCGTCGCAGGCTCGGGCTCACCGCCACCCTCGTGCGCGAGGACGGCCGGGAGGGCGAGGTGTTCTCGCTGATCGGACCCAAGCGCTACGACGCCCCGTGGAAGGACATCGAGGCGCAGGGCTACATCGCGCCCGCCGACTGCGTCGAGGTGCGCGTGAGCCTGCCCGACGGCGAGCGGCTGGCCTACGCGACCAGCGACCCCGACACCCGCTACCGTCTCGCCTCGTGCACCCACGCCAAGATCGACGTCGTACGACGCCTCGTGCAGCAGCACGCCGGCCAGCCGACCCTGGTGATCGGGCAGTACATCGACCAGCTCGACGAGATCGCCGAGATGCTCGACGCCCCCGTGATCAAGGGCGAGACCCCGGTCAAGGAGCGGCAGCGGCTGTTCAACGCGTTCCGCTCCGGCGAGGTCGGCCTGCTCGTGGTCAGCAAGGTCGCCAACTTCTCCATCGACCTGCCGTCGGCCGAGGTGGCCATCCAGGTCAGCGGGTCGTTCGGCTCGCGCCAGGAGGAGGCCCAGCGGCTCGGGCGCCTGCTGCGCCCCAAGACCGAGGGCCGCAGCGCACACTTCTACACGATCGTCTCGCGCGACACCGTGGACGCCGACTTCGCGCAGAACCGGCAGCGGTTCCTCGCCGAGCAGGGCTACGCCTACCGGATCGTCGACGCGGGCGACCTCCCGGCGACCCCGGCCTAG
- a CDS encoding NAD(P)-dependent alcohol dehydrogenase, whose amino-acid sequence MRVNAYAAPSAGQPLAPTTIERREVGAHDVLIAIEYAGICHSDIHTVNGDWGPQPFPVAPGHEIVGTVQQVGAEVTSHRVGDRVGVGCMVNSCGECDNCRNGDEQYCVKGMIATYAVTDVDGTTTQGGYSTHVVVDAGFVLSVPEGLDPAAAAPLLCAGITTYSPLRRWKAGPGRRVAVVGLGGLGHMAVQIAHAMGAEVTVLSQSLKKQEDGLRLGADHYFATSDPDTFEALAGRFDLIVNTVSASIDVNAHLGLLAVDGTLVNVGAPPEPLPVNAMSLIGGRRSFAGSMIGGIAETQEMLDFCAEHNIAAEVEVIGADKVNEAYERVLASDVRYRFVIDTSTLA is encoded by the coding sequence ATGCGCGTGAACGCCTACGCAGCACCCTCGGCCGGCCAGCCGCTGGCCCCCACCACCATCGAGCGCCGCGAGGTCGGCGCCCACGACGTGTTGATCGCGATCGAGTACGCCGGCATCTGCCACTCCGACATCCACACCGTCAACGGCGACTGGGGCCCGCAGCCCTTCCCCGTCGCGCCGGGTCACGAGATCGTCGGAACCGTCCAGCAGGTCGGCGCCGAGGTCACCAGCCACCGCGTCGGCGACCGCGTCGGCGTCGGCTGCATGGTCAACTCCTGCGGCGAGTGCGACAACTGCCGCAACGGCGACGAGCAGTACTGCGTCAAGGGCATGATCGCCACCTACGCCGTCACCGACGTCGACGGCACCACCACCCAGGGTGGCTACTCCACGCACGTCGTCGTGGACGCCGGGTTCGTGCTCTCCGTGCCGGAGGGCCTCGACCCGGCGGCGGCCGCGCCGCTGCTGTGCGCCGGCATCACGACGTACTCCCCGCTGCGTCGCTGGAAGGCCGGCCCGGGCCGCCGCGTCGCCGTCGTCGGGCTCGGCGGCCTCGGCCACATGGCCGTCCAGATCGCCCACGCGATGGGTGCCGAGGTCACGGTGCTCTCGCAGTCGCTGAAGAAGCAGGAGGACGGCCTGCGGCTCGGGGCCGACCACTACTTCGCGACCTCGGACCCCGACACGTTCGAGGCCCTGGCCGGTCGCTTCGACCTCATCGTCAACACCGTGAGCGCCTCCATCGACGTCAACGCCCACCTCGGCCTGCTTGCCGTCGACGGCACCCTCGTCAACGTCGGCGCCCCGCCGGAGCCGCTGCCCGTCAACGCGATGTCGCTCATCGGCGGCCGGCGCTCCTTCGCCGGGTCGATGATCGGCGGCATCGCCGAGACCCAGGAGATGCTCGACTTCTGCGCCGAGCACAACATCGCCGCCGAGGTGGAGGTGATCGGCGCCGACAAGGTCAACGAGGCGTACGAGCGGGTGTTGGCCTCCGACGTGCGCTACCGCTTCGTGATCGACACCAGCACGCTGGCCTGA
- a CDS encoding MerR family transcriptional regulator: MTSHALPRSYSIKEAAALTGLPASTLRYYEQIGVIAPISRGASSGHRVYDDEDLDQLMWVSCLAATGMSVGAMRLYMSNNRVGADAAADQERLLREQQERLATEARALVLRQRYVDLKIAYWQAVQDGDTARSEQVSDRARALADELRAVTHDPIH; this comes from the coding sequence GTGACCAGCCACGCCCTTCCCCGCAGCTACTCCATCAAGGAGGCGGCGGCCCTCACCGGCCTGCCGGCCAGCACGCTGCGCTACTACGAGCAGATCGGGGTCATCGCCCCGATCAGCCGCGGCGCCAGCAGCGGGCACCGCGTCTACGACGACGAGGACCTCGACCAGCTCATGTGGGTCTCCTGCCTCGCCGCCACCGGGATGTCGGTGGGCGCCATGCGCCTCTACATGTCCAACAACCGCGTCGGTGCGGACGCGGCCGCGGACCAGGAGCGGCTGCTGCGCGAGCAGCAGGAGCGCCTCGCGACCGAGGCCAGGGCACTGGTGCTCCGCCAGCGCTACGTGGACCTCAAGATCGCCTACTGGCAGGCGGTCCAGGACGGTGACACGGCGCGCAGCGAGCAGGTCTCCGACCGGGCGCGGGCGCTCGCCGACGAGCTCCGCGCGGTCACGCACGACCCGATCCACTGA
- a CDS encoding oxygenase MpaB family protein — translation MTLRDRLGAELFRKVAGPDGPRNRQRVHGTPGPRWFAPDSPIGRVHGDASMFVGGIRAIMLQSLHPAAMQGVADHSGYRGDMWGRLAQVSTYIAMTTFGAEQDALQMIRAVQRAHESVTGTMPDGTSYAASDPHLLGWVHAAEIHSFLVAHDRYGHRPLTGAERDEYVAQTAVAAGHLGVVDAPRSEEDLCGTLAAYAPELRGTPAAHEAIRFLLLHPDLPAAARPGYLALASAAIGLLPASARRELRLPRVPPVTDRVLGAAATRTIRWAMASGHAEARELHEATQR, via the coding sequence GTGACCCTCCGTGACCGCCTCGGCGCCGAGCTCTTCCGCAAGGTCGCCGGCCCCGACGGCCCGCGCAACCGCCAGCGCGTCCACGGCACACCGGGCCCGCGCTGGTTCGCCCCCGACTCCCCCATCGGCCGGGTCCACGGCGACGCCTCGATGTTCGTCGGCGGCATCCGCGCGATCATGCTCCAGTCCCTGCACCCGGCCGCGATGCAGGGCGTGGCCGACCACTCCGGCTACCGCGGCGACATGTGGGGACGGCTCGCGCAGGTCTCGACCTACATCGCGATGACCACCTTCGGCGCCGAGCAGGATGCCCTGCAGATGATCCGCGCCGTCCAGCGCGCGCACGAGTCGGTGACCGGCACGATGCCCGACGGCACGTCGTACGCCGCCTCCGACCCGCACCTGCTCGGCTGGGTGCACGCCGCCGAGATCCACAGCTTCCTCGTCGCGCACGACCGATACGGCCACCGACCCCTCACCGGGGCGGAGCGCGACGAGTACGTCGCCCAGACCGCCGTCGCAGCCGGGCACCTCGGCGTGGTCGACGCCCCGCGGTCCGAGGAGGACCTGTGCGGGACCCTGGCGGCGTACGCCCCCGAGCTCCGCGGGACACCAGCCGCCCACGAGGCGATCCGCTTCCTGCTGCTGCACCCCGACCTGCCGGCCGCCGCACGCCCCGGCTACCTCGCGCTCGCCTCGGCCGCCATCGGCCTGCTGCCGGCCAGCGCGCGCCGCGAGCTGCGGCTCCCGCGCGTGCCCCCGGTGACCGACCGCGTGCTCGGAGCCGCAGCCACCCGCACGATCCGGTGGGCGATGGCCTCCGGCCACGCCGAGGCGCGCGAGCTGCACGAGGCGACCCAGCGGTGA
- a CDS encoding HD domain-containing protein — protein sequence MSLVDRWPLPDHHALRDDLLAAWDRAGYHDLRHLEEVLDRLDVLAAAGVPFDRTLVALAAWFHDAVYDGADDDEERSARWAEDALPATRADEVARLVRMTVEHRPAGDDPAGAALSDADLGILAAPRWRYDAYVAGVRADFAHVGDDDFRAGRAAVLRDLVARAHLFSTSHARELWEDAARANLERELAGLSGR from the coding sequence GTGAGCCTCGTCGACCGCTGGCCGCTGCCCGACCACCACGCGCTGCGCGACGACCTGCTGGCGGCCTGGGACCGGGCGGGCTACCACGACCTGCGCCACCTCGAGGAGGTGCTCGACCGGCTCGACGTGCTCGCCGCGGCGGGCGTCCCGTTCGACCGCACCCTCGTCGCCCTCGCGGCCTGGTTCCACGACGCCGTCTACGACGGGGCCGACGACGACGAGGAACGCTCCGCGCGCTGGGCCGAGGATGCGCTGCCGGCGACCCGGGCCGACGAGGTGGCGCGGCTGGTGCGGATGACCGTCGAGCACCGCCCGGCCGGGGACGACCCGGCAGGGGCCGCGCTCAGCGACGCCGACCTGGGCATCCTCGCCGCGCCTCGCTGGCGGTACGACGCCTACGTGGCCGGGGTGCGGGCTGACTTCGCGCACGTCGGCGACGACGACTTCCGGGCCGGCCGGGCAGCGGTGCTGCGCGACCTGGTCGCCCGGGCGCACCTCTTCAGCACCTCGCACGCGCGCGAGCTGTGGGAGGACGCCGCGCGGGCGAACCTCGAGCGCGAGCTCGCGGGCCTCAGCGGTCGTTGA
- a CDS encoding GntR family transcriptional regulator → MDPVELVVPRQRALKHVQVREHVRGLIETQPPGSAAPSERELVARFGVARMTVRQALDALVAEGLLERIPGRGTFVAQPPRTSGRLTSFTEEIRRRGMLPESQTLLARVEQAGPGVARALDISPGDPVLHWRRLRRADQAIVCVEDAYLNEVLLPGFLQHGTPTSLYEALGARGLRPTEVEDSISADRASADEAAILEVDEGDPVLRHARRAVSDGRIVEVSRTCYRHDRFTVYLQLNDR, encoded by the coding sequence ATGGACCCCGTGGAGCTCGTCGTCCCGCGCCAGCGGGCGCTGAAGCACGTCCAGGTGCGCGAGCACGTGCGGGGCCTCATCGAGACCCAGCCGCCCGGTTCTGCGGCTCCGTCCGAGCGTGAGCTCGTGGCCCGTTTCGGCGTGGCACGGATGACCGTACGCCAGGCGCTCGACGCCCTCGTCGCCGAGGGTCTCCTCGAGCGGATCCCGGGCCGTGGCACCTTCGTCGCCCAGCCGCCCCGGACCTCCGGCCGGCTCACCTCGTTCACCGAGGAGATCCGCCGCCGCGGGATGCTGCCGGAGTCGCAGACGCTCCTCGCCCGCGTGGAGCAGGCCGGCCCCGGCGTCGCGAGGGCGCTCGACATCTCGCCCGGTGACCCCGTGCTCCACTGGCGCCGGCTGCGCCGCGCCGACCAGGCCATCGTGTGCGTGGAGGACGCCTACCTCAACGAGGTGCTGCTGCCGGGCTTCCTCCAGCACGGCACCCCCACCAGTCTCTACGAGGCCCTCGGCGCCAGGGGTCTGCGCCCGACCGAGGTCGAGGACTCCATCAGCGCCGACCGGGCGAGCGCCGACGAGGCCGCGATCCTCGAGGTCGACGAGGGCGACCCGGTGCTGCGCCACGCGCGCCGTGCCGTGTCCGACGGCCGCATCGTCGAGGTCTCGCGCACCTGCTACCGACACGACCGCTTCACGGTCTACCTCCAGCTCAACGACCGCTGA